Proteins found in one Triticum aestivum cultivar Chinese Spring chromosome 4D, IWGSC CS RefSeq v2.1, whole genome shotgun sequence genomic segment:
- the LOC123097601 gene encoding RGS1-HXK1-interacting protein 1, whose protein sequence is MASSETGRTPAQGAEDASASPWPLRKLQSFAPGLLSQYKAYEDVFFIFILVTISDALVLASEHQAEAIGCATVAGFILFRGPRRFLYRNTLGRFKTEKDLLNDVEQSMIEYKTSIESLRKDSKYTLDKVVIGESDLQRGRTDLRSTGKQIQSVIRSIYKAESTAAGLMDQLRIIPTRQSLELRAEVASMASDLKNRRHVLEERVNRISEYGVRV, encoded by the exons ATGGCGTCATCGGAGACCGGCCGCACGCCGGCGCAAGGCGCGGAAGACGCCTCCGCCTCCCCCTGGCCTCTCCGCAAGCTCCAG AGCTTTGCGCCAGGGCTGTTGTCACAGTACAAAGCCTACGAGGATGTGTT TTTTATTTTCATTTTAGTTACTATTTCGGATGCGCTGGTTCTTGCGAGCGAGCATCAAGCGGAGGCAATTGGATGTGCCACTGTCGCAGGGTTCATCTTGTTCAGAG GCCCTCGGAGATTTTTATACCGCAATACTCTGGGTCGTTTTAAAACTGAGAAG GATTTACTGAATGATGTTGAACAAAGTATGATCGAATACAAAACATCTATTGAGAGCTTGAGAAAGGATTCCAAATACACCCTGGACAAAGTAGTCATTGGTGAAAGTGATCTGCAGCGTGGCCGAACTGATTTGAG ATCTACTGGTAAGCAAATCCAGTCCGTTATAAGATCTATTTACAAAGCAGAATCCACAGCTGCAG GTTTGATGGATCAACTAAGAATTATTCCTACAAGACAGTCTCTTGAATTACGAGCAGAG GTGGCTTCCATGGCCTCTGATTTGAAAAACCGGAGACATGTCCTGGAAGAAAGGGTGAACCGTATATCTGAATATGGTGTTCGCGTCTGA
- the LOC123097600 gene encoding E3 ubiquitin-protein ligase SIRP1, with protein sequence MAEEPGATSRYYCHMCSVIVRPELGVEEVKCPHCRSGFVEEMADGRRSSNAVGDRGPATGAGPDDAGARSELAVPQWPPILMDLLGVSYGLDGGDLATLARRQYRHLAFLQLLNALQEGDADADGDAPDPGLERLVLVSPADAHAMLVPEGGASNSAGAGRGAGLTLGELILGPGLDLLLEYLAETDPSRQGTLPAKMEAVAALPTVKVSEAATCPVCLDDFAAGGEAKEMPCKHRFHDVCLLPWLEANSSCPVCRYQLPTDEATEPAGNGAEETADESSGNARRDVEGDSDGGSSGRRRWLARPFARLFSRRSNGSSSSSR encoded by the coding sequence ATGGCGGAGGAACCCGGTGCAACTTCTAGATACTATTGCCACATGTGCTCGGTGATCGTAAGGCCAGAGCTGGGCGTCGAGGAGGTGAAGTGCCCGCACTGCCGTTCCGGATTCGTGGAGGAGATGGCCGATGGCCGGCGGAGCAGCAACGCCGTGGGCGACCGTGGTCCTGCCACAGGGGCCGGCCCAGACGACGCGGGCGCAAGGTCGGAGCTCGCGGTTCCGCAGTGGCCGCCTATCCTGATGGACCTCCTCGGCGTCTCctacgggctcgacggcggcgacCTCGCGACCTTGGCGCGAAGACAGTACCGCCACCTCGCCTTCTTGCAGCTGCTCAACGCGCTCCAGGAAGGCGATGCCGATGCCGACGGCGACGCGCCCGACCCGGGGCTCGAGCGGCTCGTGCTGGTTAGCCCCGCCGACGCGCATGCCATGCTCGTGCCAGAGGGAGGAGCCAGCAATAGCGCCGGGGCCGGCAGGGGGGCAGGCCTGACGCTTGGCGAGTTGATTCTTGGCCCCGGGCTGGACTTGCTGCTGGAGTACCTGGCCGAGACCGATCCGAGCCGGCAAGGCACGCTGCCGGCGAAGATGGAGGCCGTTGCCGCATTGCCAACGGTAAAGGTAAGCGAGGCCGCGACCTGCCCGGTGTGCCTGGACGACTTCGCGGCTGGCGGCGAGGCCAAGGAGATGCCGTGCAAGCACCGCTTCCACGACGTGTGCCTGCTGCCGTGGCTGGAGGCGAACAGCTCCTGCCCCGTCTGCAGGTACCAGCTGCCCACGGACGAGGCCACGGAGCCGGCCGGCAATGGCGCCGAGGAAACCGCCGACGAATCCAGTGGCAATGCACGCCGCGACGTCGAGGGCGATAGCGACGGTGGAAGCAGTGGCAGGCGGCGGTGGCTCGCACGACCTTTTGCTCGTTTGTTCTCGCGCAGATCGAATGGAAGCTCCTCGTCGTCGCGATGA